A genomic region of Solanum dulcamara chromosome 2, daSolDulc1.2, whole genome shotgun sequence contains the following coding sequences:
- the LOC129880006 gene encoding uncharacterized protein LOC129880006 isoform X2, protein MDDDDNDDFHNNNNDYNDATPPAMPPDYVGIPMQPHHTKPDHSATDQHPPPAHVVHPPPANPTTCSGMNKQELSNCIRRQVNRDLCKNYNIC, encoded by the exons AtggatgatgatgataatgatgattttcataataacaataatgattATAATGATGCCACCCCACCAGCAATGCCACCAG ATTATGTTGGAATTCCAATGCAACCTCATCACACTAAACCAGATCATTCAGCAACTGATCAGCATCCACCTCCTGCTCATGTTGTACACCCACCCCCCG CAAACCCAACGACATGCAGCGGGATGAATAAACAAGAATTATCAAATTGTATACGTCGTCAAGTAAATAGAGATCTCTGCAAGAATTATAACATATGTTAA
- the LOC129880006 gene encoding uncharacterized protein LOC129880006 isoform X1, giving the protein MNHITFSFLFIAIFFLIFCLSSTTSSPRLLQARRSVMDDDDNDDFHNNNNDYNDATPPAMPPDYVGIPMQPHHTKPDHSATDQHPPPAHVVHPPPANPTTCSGMNKQELSNCIRRQVNRDLCKNYNIC; this is encoded by the exons ATGAATCACATAACATTCTCTTTTTTATTCATAgccatttttttcttaattttttgtcTATCCTCAACAACATCCTCTCCAAGATTATTACAAG CACGTAGATCCGTTAtggatgatgatgataatgatgattttcataataacaataatgattATAATGATGCCACCCCACCAGCAATGCCACCAG ATTATGTTGGAATTCCAATGCAACCTCATCACACTAAACCAGATCATTCAGCAACTGATCAGCATCCACCTCCTGCTCATGTTGTACACCCACCCCCCG CAAACCCAACGACATGCAGCGGGATGAATAAACAAGAATTATCAAATTGTATACGTCGTCAAGTAAATAGAGATCTCTGCAAGAATTATAACATATGTTAA
- the LOC129874403 gene encoding uncharacterized protein LOC129874403 translates to MNYKAFTLIFFVLIFCVSSTTSSRRLLSGGGGSKMETQPHHPKPAGSATDQQPPPGRKPLTYRALQRPPICNEKVYGTCVAYPSVARQHCKYGDRCKRSSTP, encoded by the exons ATGAATTACAAAGCATTCACTTTGatattttttgtattaattTTTTGTGTATCCTCAACAACATCCTCTCGAAGATTATTATCAG GTGGGGGAGGCAGTAAAATGGAAACACAACCTCATCACCCTAAACCAGCTGGCTCAGCCACTGATCAACAACCACCACCTG GACGAAAACCTTTAACTTATAGAGCATTACAAAGACCACCAATATGCAACGAAAAGGTGTATGGCACTTGTGTAGCATACCCTTCTGTAGCAAGACAGCACTGCAAATATGGTGATAGATGTAAACGCAGCAGTACACCCTAA